From a single Anaerolineales bacterium genomic region:
- a CDS encoding penicillin acylase family protein translates to MRTAGKLIGRIFIGALILLVVAAAGGFYYFKSHLPNNVAPKSFPQINGEIQAAGLDGRVDIYRDAMGIPHIYATTSHDLYFAQGYVHAQDRFWQMDTWRHIGSGELSKMFGAGQVETDAFIRTLGWRKTAEAEWQALPPNLRAILQAYTDGVNAYLKDHSGTALSLEYSILGLLSPEYEIEAWTPIHSLTWGKAMAWDLRGNMNAEIERAVLLKTLTPEQIQQLFPAYPQDHPVIVESMPVEVQAWHAPASAEVTSFDFSKLPLDSAAANASLLDPILGPWSSGIGSNSWVVSGDLTDTGMPYLANDPHLGIQMPSIWYQMGLHCMEKTDACPLNVAGFTFAGVPGVVIGHNDRIAWGFTNTGPDVMDLYIERVNPDNPNQYEVNGAWVDFETYEETIEVVGGEAVTLTVKSTRHGPVISETYLPLKDQGAPDDEEFEAFKDRAGIELPEQYVIALAWTALTPSTPFEAIWGFNKAQNWDEFREAARAFHVPAQNLVYADVDGNIGYQMPGDIPIRRNGDGTLPVPGWTDEYDWIGYIPFEELPYSFNPTEGYIVTANNRCQPWDYPYLITKDWDYGFRADRIVGMIENTSGRIDIPYIQQMHGDSHDANAELLVPILLQRDFKFSKPNEAIAVDILRGWDYQARVDSAPAAVFNAFWRHLLQNTFNDDLPERYSVDGGSRWTEVMRTMINNPNDPFWDDTSTSEIVEGMDDIMRASFEEAVAELETLLGKDPLTWQWGDLHTATFRNGTLGEAGIFLIEDLFNRGPFPAGGGDSIVNATGWSVRDGYEIDWLPSMRMIVDFSDLNNSLTVHTTGQSGHAYHPHYDDMAPLWAGIQYYPMWWDRASIVNDSEGLLTLVP, encoded by the coding sequence ATGAGAACAGCAGGCAAGTTGATCGGTCGTATTTTCATTGGCGCATTGATCTTGTTGGTCGTTGCGGCGGCAGGCGGGTTCTACTATTTCAAGAGCCACCTGCCCAACAACGTTGCGCCGAAATCCTTCCCGCAAATTAACGGGGAGATTCAAGCCGCAGGGCTGGACGGCAGGGTCGATATCTACCGCGACGCGATGGGTATCCCGCACATCTACGCCACCACCTCACACGATCTGTATTTTGCGCAGGGCTACGTCCACGCGCAGGACCGCTTCTGGCAAATGGACACCTGGCGTCACATCGGCTCGGGCGAGCTTTCGAAGATGTTCGGGGCGGGTCAGGTCGAAACGGATGCTTTCATCCGCACGCTGGGCTGGCGCAAAACTGCCGAAGCCGAATGGCAGGCGCTGCCCCCCAACCTGCGCGCCATCCTGCAAGCCTACACGGACGGCGTGAACGCTTATCTCAAAGATCACAGTGGAACCGCCCTCAGCCTGGAATACTCCATCCTTGGTCTGCTCAGCCCGGAGTACGAGATCGAAGCGTGGACTCCCATCCATTCGCTCACCTGGGGAAAAGCCATGGCGTGGGACTTGCGCGGCAACATGAACGCGGAGATCGAACGCGCCGTCCTGTTGAAAACGCTGACACCTGAACAGATCCAGCAGCTTTTCCCCGCCTACCCGCAGGATCATCCCGTCATTGTCGAGTCGATGCCGGTCGAAGTGCAGGCTTGGCACGCGCCCGCCAGCGCGGAAGTTACATCCTTTGACTTCTCCAAACTACCGCTTGACTCAGCCGCCGCCAACGCCTCCTTACTGGACCCGATACTTGGTCCGTGGAGCAGCGGCATTGGTTCCAACTCCTGGGTGGTTTCCGGCGACCTGACCGATACCGGCATGCCCTACCTCGCCAATGACCCGCATCTGGGCATCCAAATGCCTTCGATCTGGTATCAAATGGGGTTGCACTGCATGGAAAAGACGGATGCCTGTCCGTTGAATGTGGCGGGCTTCACCTTCGCGGGCGTGCCCGGCGTGGTCATCGGACATAATGACAGGATCGCATGGGGCTTCACCAACACCGGACCCGATGTCATGGACTTGTACATCGAACGGGTAAATCCTGATAACCCGAACCAATATGAGGTCAATGGCGCATGGGTGGATTTTGAAACCTACGAAGAGACCATCGAAGTCGTCGGCGGCGAAGCGGTGACCCTCACTGTAAAAAGCACCCGCCACGGACCGGTCATCTCGGAGACGTATCTTCCGCTCAAGGATCAGGGCGCGCCGGACGATGAAGAGTTCGAGGCGTTCAAGGATCGCGCCGGAATCGAATTGCCTGAGCAATATGTCATCGCGCTGGCATGGACCGCCCTCACTCCATCCACGCCGTTCGAAGCCATTTGGGGTTTCAACAAAGCGCAGAATTGGGACGAGTTCCGCGAAGCCGCGCGGGCATTCCACGTCCCTGCGCAAAACCTGGTGTACGCCGACGTGGACGGCAACATCGGCTACCAGATGCCCGGCGATATTCCCATCCGCAGGAACGGCGACGGCACACTGCCTGTCCCCGGCTGGACAGACGAATATGATTGGATCGGCTACATTCCATTCGAGGAACTGCCCTACTCCTTCAATCCCACGGAGGGATACATTGTCACAGCGAACAACCGCTGCCAGCCCTGGGATTATCCCTACCTCATCACCAAGGATTGGGATTACGGCTTCCGCGCCGACCGCATCGTGGGCATGATCGAGAACACATCCGGCAGGATCGATATTCCCTACATTCAACAAATGCACGGCGATAGCCATGACGCCAATGCCGAACTGCTCGTCCCGATCCTCCTGCAAAGGGATTTCAAGTTCTCGAAACCGAATGAAGCCATCGCTGTGGATATCCTGCGCGGATGGGATTATCAAGCCCGCGTCGACTCCGCGCCCGCGGCTGTGTTCAACGCCTTCTGGCGTCACCTCCTGCAGAACACGTTCAACGACGATCTCCCCGAACGTTACTCTGTGGATGGCGGTTCGCGCTGGACGGAGGTCATGCGAACCATGATAAATAATCCCAATGACCCGTTCTGGGATGATACATCCACGAGTGAAATTGTCGAGGGCATGGACGACATTATGAGGGCGTCATTCGAGGAGGCGGTTGCCGAACTGGAAACTCTGCTTGGAAAAGATCCGTTGACATGGCAGTGGGGCGATCTGCACACCGCCACCTTCCGCAACGGGACATTGGGGGAAGCCGGCATCTTCCTGATCGAAGACCTCTTCAACCGCGGACCGTTCCCGGCGGGCGGCGGCGATTCCATTGTCAATGCCACGGGCTGGTCGGTTCGCGACGGCTATGAGATCGACTGGCTGCCTTCCATGCGCATGATCGTGGATTTCAGCGACTTGAACAATTCGCTCACCGTCCACACAACCGGACAGTCCGGTCACGCCTATCATCCGCATTACGACGACATGGCTCCCTTATGGGCAGGCATCCAGTATTATCCCATGTGGTGGGACCGCGCTTCGATTGTCAACGACAGCGAAGGTCTTTTGACCCTTGTGCCATAA
- a CDS encoding VanZ family protein, translating into MDVRESPHSMKRLAILFTLFFISIILLADFGYLRIPLRLLSRIPFGDKILHFLLVGTLTFLVTSSLIQSLRSINPKRVAVASGFLFVAIFTLEELSQDFFRGRDASLADLLANYAGILFFGFLAWTLNKKRKP; encoded by the coding sequence ATGGACGTCCGCGAATCGCCGCACTCCATGAAAAGGCTGGCGATCCTTTTTACCCTCTTTTTCATTTCCATCATCCTGCTCGCGGATTTTGGTTACTTGCGGATCCCCCTGCGTCTGCTGAGCAGGATTCCCTTCGGCGACAAGATCTTGCACTTCCTGCTGGTCGGGACTCTGACCTTTCTGGTGACGTCCAGCCTGATCCAGTCGCTTCGTTCCATAAACCCGAAGCGGGTTGCTGTTGCCTCGGGCTTTCTCTTCGTTGCGATCTTTACGCTGGAGGAGTTATCGCAAGACTTCTTCCGCGGCAGGGATGCTTCACTCGCTGATCTGCTTGCAAACTACGCCGGCATCCTGTTCTTCGGTTTTCTCGCTTGGACGTTAAACAAAAAACGGAAGCCGTGA
- a CDS encoding DUF368 domain-containing protein: MENSTNKKRTLLDYFWIGARGFAMGAADVVPGVSGGTMAFILGIYDELLDAIHSVDMNFIRRIFTLKWREAFDNFPWQFLLALALGIGTAILTLASALHWALENKPVYIWAFFFGLIVASIITVRKRVGTWSAVNILAALAATVGAYILVGLTPSETPHTPLLLFLSGAFAICAMILPGISGAFILVLLGKYAYVLAAVKNFDFVTIALVGAGAVIGLLAFVRLLRWMLNKNHDLVVSILTGFMIGSLRKVWPWKELEPISETFIKETNFIPAAFNSEVFIAVLFMVAGIALVLVMEYFANRSPKTAGK; the protein is encoded by the coding sequence ATGGAAAACTCTACGAATAAAAAAAGAACATTATTGGATTATTTCTGGATCGGCGCGCGCGGATTTGCTATGGGCGCCGCGGACGTTGTGCCCGGTGTCTCAGGCGGCACGATGGCGTTCATCCTCGGCATCTACGATGAATTGCTCGATGCCATCCACTCGGTGGATATGAACTTTATCCGCCGTATCTTTACCCTCAAATGGCGCGAAGCCTTCGATAACTTCCCCTGGCAATTCCTGCTCGCGCTTGCGCTGGGAATTGGCACTGCCATCCTGACCCTTGCCAGCGCTTTGCACTGGGCGCTGGAAAACAAGCCCGTATATATCTGGGCGTTCTTCTTCGGCTTGATCGTCGCTTCGATCATCACGGTCCGCAAACGGGTCGGCACATGGAGCGCGGTCAACATTTTGGCGGCGTTGGCAGCAACGGTCGGAGCGTATATCCTTGTTGGTCTGACCCCGTCCGAGACGCCGCACACTCCGCTTTTGCTCTTCCTGAGCGGCGCGTTCGCCATTTGCGCCATGATCCTGCCGGGAATTTCAGGCGCTTTCATTCTCGTTCTGCTTGGAAAATACGCCTATGTTCTCGCGGCTGTCAAAAATTTTGACTTTGTCACCATTGCGCTGGTCGGCGCTGGCGCGGTGATCGGTTTGCTTGCCTTCGTTCGTCTGCTGCGCTGGATGTTGAACAAAAATCACGATCTGGTCGTTTCCATTCTGACTGGCTTCATGATCGGTTCACTGCGCAAGGTCTGGCCCTGGAAGGAACTCGAACCCATCAGCGAAACCTTCATCAAGGAAACGAATTTCATCCCCGCGGCATTCAACTCTGAAGTATTCATCGCGGTTTTATTTATGGTTGCAGGCATCGCGCTTGTGCTGGTTATGGAATACTTCGCCAACCGCTCGCCAAAGACTGCCGGGAAGTAG
- a CDS encoding prolyl oligopeptidase family serine peptidase: MNYRIESLMSARLFVAPQYADERVYFLSNLSGHLSLYAMYHGGSVPEPLLPPHIALQNPHLIGGHSFYVFPKLGKILVMVDSNGDENYQPMLLPMDGGFPEPSFKNFFAKYRVHLGECDPDKGIIYLQAERRDKPLVETYRGDLKTGKLTKIAQSAFGYGVGAHSADHKRLLVGTGYSVGDAVLYLWVNGKMTLLYGKPLEKRKPGEQVPLNGLGGAVFSPGGKGVIITSSVFDDTYSLGYIDLKRPGTLKPVALKGVVHTGVGEMEDISHLKENRYLVTFNIDGCSWAYEGVFDEAKLTMTLRHVLVGQEPFDGGVLEHMDYDKTEDVFTFSFSTATSPTQIYSIEGAKRNLMILHTNEKILGIPDAHLSKGEDASFITHDGLRVSARLYLPAKGLGYKGPRPLVYYIHGGPQGQERPDFAWFSMPLIQFLTLRGFAVFVPNVRGSTGYGLSYTKRIDRDWGGLDRLDHVHAMTKVLPKDKRVDVKRAAVVGRSYGGYMTLMQAGMHPNLWKASCDMFGPYDLVTFSERIPETWKPYFKLAIGDIDKPEERADLIQRSPKTHLHKMKAPMLVIQGRNDPRVVAAESEDLVRELKKKGKPIELLVFEDEGHDVLKYENRVTCYNAITGFFTKHLKP, from the coding sequence ATGAACTATCGTATCGAATCGTTAATGTCTGCTCGTTTATTCGTTGCGCCGCAATATGCGGATGAACGCGTGTATTTCCTGAGCAATCTTTCGGGGCACCTGAGTTTGTATGCCATGTATCATGGCGGCAGTGTGCCGGAGCCTCTTTTGCCACCGCATATTGCTCTGCAGAATCCGCATTTGATCGGGGGACATTCGTTCTACGTCTTCCCCAAACTGGGCAAGATCCTGGTGATGGTCGACAGCAACGGCGACGAAAATTACCAGCCGATGCTGCTCCCAATGGACGGCGGTTTCCCCGAGCCATCCTTCAAGAATTTCTTTGCGAAGTATCGCGTTCATCTCGGCGAGTGTGACCCTGACAAAGGCATCATCTACCTGCAGGCGGAGCGCCGCGACAAGCCGCTGGTCGAAACCTATCGCGGCGATCTGAAGACCGGCAAGTTGACGAAGATCGCGCAAAGCGCCTTTGGGTATGGCGTGGGGGCGCACAGCGCCGATCATAAAAGACTCTTGGTGGGCACAGGCTACTCGGTCGGTGATGCAGTGTTGTATCTGTGGGTGAATGGCAAGATGACGCTTCTGTACGGCAAGCCGTTGGAAAAACGCAAACCCGGCGAGCAGGTTCCGTTGAACGGATTGGGCGGCGCGGTATTCTCTCCGGGCGGAAAGGGTGTGATCATCACCAGTTCCGTGTTTGACGATACATACAGCCTGGGATACATCGACCTCAAAAGGCCCGGCACGCTCAAACCCGTTGCGTTGAAGGGTGTTGTCCACACAGGCGTGGGCGAGATGGAAGATATCTCTCATTTAAAGGAAAACCGCTATCTGGTCACTTTCAATATCGACGGCTGTTCCTGGGCGTACGAAGGTGTGTTCGATGAAGCAAAACTGACGATGACGCTCAGGCATGTGCTGGTCGGGCAGGAGCCGTTCGACGGCGGTGTGCTGGAGCACATGGATTACGACAAGACGGAGGATGTATTTACCTTTTCGTTCTCGACCGCTACATCACCGACGCAGATCTATTCCATCGAAGGCGCGAAGCGTAATTTGATGATCCTGCACACCAACGAGAAGATCCTTGGAATTCCGGATGCACATCTCTCGAAAGGCGAAGACGCCTCCTTCATCACTCATGACGGCTTGCGCGTTTCAGCGCGGCTTTATCTCCCCGCCAAAGGGCTGGGATACAAGGGACCGCGCCCGCTGGTGTATTACATACACGGCGGTCCGCAGGGACAGGAGCGCCCGGACTTCGCGTGGTTCTCGATGCCGCTCATCCAGTTCCTGACCCTGCGCGGATTTGCGGTCTTCGTCCCGAACGTGCGCGGCTCGACCGGTTATGGACTTTCCTATACCAAACGCATCGACCGTGATTGGGGCGGGCTCGACCGCCTTGACCATGTCCACGCCATGACCAAAGTCCTGCCAAAGGACAAACGTGTGGATGTCAAGCGCGCAGCGGTGGTCGGACGCTCGTATGGCGGATACATGACGTTGATGCAGGCGGGCATGCACCCGAATTTGTGGAAGGCATCCTGCGATATGTTCGGTCCATATGATCTGGTCACGTTCTCCGAGCGCATCCCCGAGACGTGGAAGCCGTACTTTAAACTTGCCATCGGTGATATTGACAAACCCGAAGAACGCGCCGACCTGATCCAGCGTTCGCCCAAGACCCACCTCCATAAGATGAAAGCGCCGATGCTGGTCATTCAGGGAAGGAACGACCCGCGCGTGGTGGCAGCGGAGTCGGAAGACCTCGTCCGCGAACTAAAGAAGAAAGGCAAACCCATCGAACTGCTGGTCTTTGAAGATGAGGGTCACGACGTATTGAAGTACGAAAACCGCGTCACCTGCTACAATGCCATCACGGGCTTCTTTACCAAGCATTTGAAGCCGTAA
- the mnmA gene encoding tRNA 2-thiouridine(34) synthase MnmA has translation MEKRKVVVAMSGGVDSSVAAALLKQQGYDVTGMMLRLWSEPGKEDSNRCCTPDSMAQARRVAGILDIPFYVIDAKDVFRETVVQYFLDGYARGETPNPCLLCNRQIRWTFLLDHALALGAEFMATGHYVRIRQGESEKKELLRAVDHSKDQSYVLHVLTQDKLKHALFPVGEYPKPEIRRFAADFGLPTASRADSQDLCFLAGEDYRNFLRRNAPEILQPGNIETPDGRVIGRHDGLANYTIGQRKGLGVASPVPLYVITKDASSNALVVGTRDELGISELTVRDVNWASGEVPNEPFRAEVKTRYTAKEVPAWVKPMDGNQAHVTFDAPVRDATAGQAAVFYRGDVMLGGGIIP, from the coding sequence ATGGAAAAAAGAAAAGTGGTCGTCGCCATGTCCGGCGGCGTGGATTCGTCCGTTGCGGCGGCGTTGCTCAAACAGCAGGGTTACGATGTGACCGGCATGATGCTCCGTTTATGGAGCGAGCCGGGCAAGGAAGATTCCAACCGTTGCTGCACGCCCGATTCGATGGCACAGGCGCGGCGCGTGGCTGGCATTCTGGATATCCCGTTTTATGTCATCGATGCAAAGGATGTCTTCCGCGAGACTGTGGTCCAGTATTTTCTGGACGGCTATGCGCGCGGCGAGACTCCAAATCCGTGCCTGCTGTGCAACCGCCAGATCCGCTGGACGTTTCTGCTGGATCATGCCCTGGCTCTTGGGGCGGAGTTCATGGCAACCGGTCATTATGTGCGCATCCGGCAGGGCGAATCGGAAAAAAAGGAATTGCTCCGCGCGGTGGATCACTCGAAAGATCAATCCTACGTCTTGCATGTGTTGACGCAGGATAAGCTGAAACATGCCTTGTTCCCGGTCGGGGAATATCCTAAGCCGGAGATCCGTCGCTTCGCGGCTGACTTTGGGTTGCCGACCGCTTCGAGAGCCGATTCGCAGGACCTGTGTTTTCTTGCAGGCGAAGATTATCGCAATTTTCTGCGGCGGAATGCGCCTGAGATCCTTCAACCCGGAAATATCGAAACCCCGGATGGCAGGGTGATCGGGCGGCATGATGGGCTGGCGAACTACACCATCGGTCAACGCAAGGGCTTGGGAGTCGCTTCGCCCGTGCCGCTGTATGTGATCACGAAGGACGCGTCGAGCAATGCGTTGGTGGTGGGCACGCGCGATGAACTGGGCATCTCGGAGTTGACCGTCCGCGATGTCAATTGGGCCAGCGGGGAGGTGCCGAACGAACCCTTCCGCGCGGAAGTGAAGACCCGCTACACGGCAAAGGAAGTACCGGCGTGGGTCAAGCCAATGGACGGGAATCAGGCACACGTCACGTTCGATGCGCCTGTGCGGGATGCGACGGCGGGTCAGGCGGCGGTTTTTTATCGGGGCGATGTCATGCTTGGCGGAGGGATCATTCCATAA
- a CDS encoding amidohydrolase: MTSKADIVIENARVFTSNPDTPHAQAVAVKGSRILFVGTNEGANEFKGDTTRVIDGQGCTLTPGFIDSHFHLLWGAIWAGSAQLYDAKNLDGLKRTLTEFASQNQTSTWVDGRGIKYGIVETRQQLDAIISDRPVYINAYDGHTSWANTKALELAGILQPGVEAEGVGVIVRDGDGLATGELRETAMRLVADLIPEPGEARKRELLKMVIARINAAGVTGVHNMNGDMQELMTYAALEDAGEMTLRVYVPYHIKPETTEEMLSEAAEMAKVQGEFVRGGAAKFFMDGVWESYTALNLEPYADDPHAKPEGIFSAEHFTRMASACDRLGLQIFVHCCGDGAVRRTLDGYEAVQRSNGKRDSRHRVEHIEVIHPDDLPRFKELGVIASMQTGHAPLDASDGDVWLERVGKQRWGKSFAWRDVKDAGAHLCLGSDWTVAPFDPMVHLHAALNRNKWSEADPDQRLTLEEVILGYTRDAAYAEFKEHEKGQVREGYLADLVLFTHDLFALEPEKILNAKPALTIVDGKIVFETPRQ, from the coding sequence ATGACCAGCAAAGCAGACATCGTGATCGAGAACGCCAGAGTCTTCACCAGCAACCCGGATACGCCGCACGCGCAAGCCGTGGCGGTGAAAGGCAGCCGCATTCTCTTTGTGGGAACGAACGAAGGCGCAAACGAATTCAAGGGAGACACCACGCGCGTCATTGACGGACAGGGATGCACGCTGACGCCCGGGTTCATCGACTCACACTTCCACCTGCTGTGGGGAGCCATTTGGGCGGGAAGCGCACAGTTGTATGACGCAAAAAATTTGGACGGTCTCAAGCGCACCCTGACGGAATTCGCTTCGCAGAACCAAACTTCCACATGGGTGGACGGGCGCGGAATCAAATACGGTATTGTGGAAACCCGCCAACAACTTGACGCCATCATCTCCGACCGCCCCGTATATATAAACGCATATGACGGTCACACTTCTTGGGCGAACACCAAAGCGCTCGAACTGGCAGGCATTCTCCAGCCCGGCGTGGAAGCGGAAGGCGTCGGCGTGATCGTCCGTGACGGGGACGGGCTTGCCACCGGAGAATTGCGCGAAACTGCCATGCGCCTCGTTGCGGACCTGATTCCCGAGCCAGGCGAAGCCCGCAAGCGTGAACTGCTGAAGATGGTCATCGCGCGGATAAATGCCGCAGGCGTGACGGGCGTTCATAATATGAACGGAGATATGCAGGAATTGATGACCTATGCCGCACTGGAAGATGCCGGGGAAATGACCTTGCGGGTCTATGTGCCGTATCACATCAAGCCAGAGACCACCGAGGAGATGCTCAGCGAAGCCGCGGAAATGGCGAAGGTACAAGGCGAATTCGTGCGAGGCGGGGCGGCAAAGTTCTTTATGGACGGGGTTTGGGAGTCGTACACTGCGCTCAACCTTGAGCCATATGCGGACGATCCGCACGCCAAACCGGAAGGGATTTTCTCGGCAGAGCATTTTACGCGCATGGCATCCGCTTGTGACAGGCTGGGCTTGCAGATCTTCGTCCACTGTTGCGGGGATGGAGCGGTGAGACGCACGCTCGATGGGTACGAAGCAGTTCAACGGTCGAATGGGAAGCGGGACAGCCGCCATCGTGTGGAGCATATCGAAGTCATCCATCCCGATGACCTGCCGCGCTTCAAGGAATTGGGCGTCATCGCTTCGATGCAGACCGGGCACGCGCCGCTCGATGCCAGCGACGGGGATGTCTGGCTCGAACGTGTGGGCAAACAGCGCTGGGGCAAGTCCTTCGCATGGCGTGACGTGAAAGATGCAGGCGCGCACTTGTGCCTCGGCAGCGACTGGACGGTTGCGCCGTTCGACCCGATGGTGCACCTGCATGCCGCGCTCAATCGTAATAAATGGAGCGAGGCGGACCCCGACCAGCGGCTCACGTTGGAGGAAGTCATACTCGGTTATACGCGCGACGCCGCCTATGCGGAATTCAAGGAGCACGAAAAGGGACAGGTCAGGGAAGGCTATCTCGCCGATCTGGTGCTGTTCACGCACGACCTGTTCGCTTTGGAGCCCGAAAAGATATTGAACGCCAAACCCGCGCTGACGATCGTGGATGGAAAGATCGTTTTTGAAACTCCCAGACAATAA
- a CDS encoding von Willebrand factor type A domain-containing protein has product MKTLRKAPGFCAVFLLIFTYACGGAPAATEHPAPAAEMPAFEPAPSLPEQGAAPSQFNSEPYDMFFEDYGVNPSIDTEDDNLSTFALDVDTGSYTVMRNYLDDGNLPPKESVRVEEYVNYFDYGYLLPPAHQAFGIYVDGAPSPFTQTERYHMLRIGIQGYDVADEDRKDAALTFVIDISGSMEMENRLGLVKRSLELLVEQLHRDDTVSIVVYGSDARVVLQPTRGSDHRRILDAIYSLQTEGATNAEAGLRLGYGMAMEAFKSDGINRVILCSDGVANVGQTEADAILDVIDRHVERGVTLTTVGFGMSNYNDTLMEQLANNGNGFYAYVDDMDEARRLFVDEITGTLQAIALDAKVQVDFNPDAVSRYRLIGYENRAIDDDEFRDNDVDAGEIGAGHSVTALYEIKLYPEARGRIATVYMRWKDPDTHQIVEISRDFEARQLALNFRETDPYFQLSVVVAEYAEILKGSYWAEDGSLDAVYEEARRLEDYFHRDDAMKEFADLVRKARRLMD; this is encoded by the coding sequence ATGAAAACCTTACGCAAAGCCCCGGGCTTTTGTGCTGTATTTCTATTGATATTTACCTATGCTTGTGGCGGTGCCCCTGCAGCAACGGAACACCCAGCGCCTGCCGCAGAGATGCCCGCTTTTGAGCCGGCGCCCTCCCTGCCCGAACAGGGCGCAGCGCCTTCCCAATTCAATAGCGAGCCGTACGATATGTTCTTCGAGGATTACGGGGTCAATCCATCCATTGATACCGAGGACGATAACCTTTCCACTTTCGCGTTGGATGTTGATACGGGGTCGTACACGGTCATGCGGAACTATCTTGACGATGGAAATTTGCCCCCGAAGGAATCCGTCCGCGTGGAGGAATATGTCAACTACTTTGACTACGGATACCTCCTGCCGCCTGCGCATCAGGCATTTGGAATATACGTTGACGGCGCACCTTCCCCCTTCACACAAACCGAACGTTATCACATGCTGCGCATCGGCATTCAAGGGTACGATGTGGCGGATGAAGACCGCAAAGACGCCGCGCTGACCTTTGTCATTGACATCTCCGGTTCGATGGAAATGGAGAATCGCCTGGGACTGGTCAAACGCTCGCTTGAATTACTGGTCGAGCAGCTGCATCGTGACGATACAGTCAGCATTGTGGTGTACGGTTCAGATGCGCGCGTAGTACTTCAACCCACCCGCGGATCGGATCACCGCCGAATTCTCGACGCCATCTACAGCCTGCAAACCGAAGGTGCGACCAATGCCGAAGCGGGGTTGAGGCTCGGTTATGGCATGGCGATGGAAGCATTTAAGTCGGATGGAATCAACCGGGTCATCCTATGCTCGGATGGTGTGGCAAATGTCGGGCAGACCGAGGCGGACGCGATCCTTGATGTGATCGACCGCCATGTGGAACGCGGCGTCACTCTTACGACCGTTGGTTTTGGAATGAGCAATTACAATGACACCCTGATGGAACAGCTTGCAAACAATGGCAATGGCTTCTATGCGTACGTGGACGATATGGATGAAGCCCGCAGATTGTTTGTGGATGAGATCACAGGCACTCTGCAAGCCATTGCGTTGGATGCGAAAGTACAGGTGGATTTCAACCCTGATGCGGTATCCCGATACCGGCTGATTGGGTATGAAAACCGCGCCATCGACGATGACGAGTTTCGCGATAATGATGTGGATGCGGGCGAGATTGGGGCAGGACACTCGGTGACTGCTTTGTATGAAATCAAGTTGTATCCCGAAGCGCGCGGCAGGATCGCGACAGTGTATATGCGTTGGAAGGACCCCGACACACATCAAATCGTTGAGATTTCACGCGATTTTGAAGCGCGCCAACTTGCTTTAAATTTCCGTGAAACCGACCCGTACTTCCAACTCTCAGTGGTTGTTGCCGAATATGCAGAGATATTGAAAGGCAGTTACTGGGCGGAGGATGGTTCTCTGGATGCCGTCTATGAAGAAGCCCGCCGCCTTGAAGACTATTTCCACCGAGACGATGCCATGAAGGAGTTCGCGGATTTGGTCCGCAAGGCGCGCCGTTTGATGGATTGA